Proteins from one Desulfonema limicola genomic window:
- a CDS encoding TRAP transporter large permease: MEYLPGWMFLALTILLMAGFPVTFTLLGTALCFGLIGFGWNFFNLLPLRIWGVMGNVTLLAVPLFVFMGVMLERSGLAEDLLDTMGLVFGRIRGGLAISVIIVGALLGASTGIVGATVVTMGLLAVPTMLKRGYQKELATGTVSASGTLGQIIPPSIVLVLIGDIVGVPVGDLFMGAVFPGLILVLLYILYIIIAVFINPDSAPPIPKSELDALTPLILLKKVMKALFPPLFLMVAVLGSIFWGIASPTEAAAVGAVGATILTIANRKFNMKMLQTVMDSTMQLTCMVFIILVGAAAFGLVFRGLGGDGLVREFLGGIAHAHSKWVVLAIVMGLIFIIGFFLDFIEITFIHVPVLAPIMLEFGFDPVWFCILIAVNLQTSFMTPPFGFSLFYLKAVTPPEITTGHIYRGIIPFVIFQLIGLLIIVFFPILVTWLPKFVFGG, encoded by the coding sequence ATGGAATACCTTCCTGGATGGATGTTTCTGGCACTTACAATCCTGCTTATGGCAGGTTTTCCGGTTACCTTTACCCTGCTGGGAACAGCTCTTTGTTTTGGATTAATAGGATTTGGATGGAATTTTTTTAACCTGCTTCCCCTGCGCATCTGGGGGGTTATGGGCAATGTTACACTGCTTGCAGTACCCCTTTTTGTTTTTATGGGTGTTATGCTGGAGCGTTCAGGTCTGGCTGAAGATCTTCTTGATACCATGGGGCTTGTATTTGGACGTATCAGGGGGGGCCTTGCTATTTCTGTTATTATTGTCGGTGCCCTGCTTGGAGCTTCAACAGGAATTGTAGGAGCAACCGTTGTTACTATGGGACTTTTGGCAGTGCCTACAATGCTTAAACGGGGATACCAGAAAGAACTTGCTACAGGCACGGTTTCAGCATCTGGAACCCTGGGACAGATTATTCCGCCAAGCATTGTCCTTGTTCTTATTGGCGATATTGTAGGCGTTCCGGTCGGCGATCTTTTTATGGGTGCAGTTTTTCCAGGTCTTATCCTTGTATTGCTTTATATTCTCTATATTATCATAGCTGTATTTATCAATCCTGACAGTGCCCCTCCTATTCCCAAATCTGAACTGGATGCCCTGACACCTTTAATATTATTAAAAAAAGTAATGAAAGCTTTATTTCCCCCTCTTTTTTTAATGGTAGCTGTTTTAGGGTCAATATTCTGGGGAATTGCGTCGCCTACAGAAGCAGCCGCAGTAGGGGCTGTTGGTGCAACTATTTTAACTATTGCAAACCGAAAGTTTAATATGAAGATGCTGCAGACTGTTATGGATTCTACAATGCAGCTTACCTGTATGGTGTTTATTATTCTTGTGGGTGCAGCAGCTTTCGGCCTTGTTTTCAGGGGACTGGGGGGAGACGGGCTTGTGCGGGAATTTCTGGGCGGCATTGCCCATGCACACAGCAAATGGGTGGTTCTTGCCATTGTTATGGGGCTTATTTTTATTATAGGATTTTTCCTTGATTTTATTGAAATCACCTTTATCCATGTGCCGGTTCTTGCTCCGATCATGCTGGAATTCGGGTTTGATCCGGTCTGGTTCTGCATCCTTATTGCAGTTAATCTTCAAACATCATTTATGACACCGCCTTTTGGTTTTTCTTTATTTTATCTAAAGGCTGTAACCCCGCCTGAAATAACTACCGGGCATATATACAGGGGTATTATTCCTTTTGTTATCTTTCAGCTTATAGGGCTGTTGATTATCGTGTTTTTTCCAATACTTGTTACATGGCTGCCAAAATTTGTTTTTGGCGGTTAA
- a CDS encoding TRAP transporter small permease subunit produces the protein MSFFKGLCRWIDTLNIWVGRGVSWVTFLVVIVVFTDVVMRYAFNTSFVFIQELEWHLFAFIFLIGAGNTLLNDGHVRVDIIYQRLSPKGRAWINFIGVIFFLFPGCYLIIATSLKFVYNSWSIMEGSPDPGGIPYRYLIKSCIPAGFILLLLQGISMGIKSFFTIIGKDMETENKS, from the coding sequence ATGTCTTTTTTCAAGGGTTTGTGCCGATGGATTGATACTCTTAACATCTGGGTAGGCCGCGGGGTTTCATGGGTAACCTTTCTGGTTGTTATCGTGGTTTTTACAGATGTTGTCATGCGCTACGCATTTAACACCAGTTTTGTCTTTATTCAGGAACTGGAATGGCATTTGTTTGCATTTATTTTTCTTATCGGGGCAGGAAATACTCTTTTAAATGACGGTCATGTTCGTGTTGATATAATATATCAGCGCCTGAGTCCAAAAGGCAGGGCATGGATTAATTTTATCGGGGTTATCTTTTTTTTGTTTCCAGGCTGTTACCTGATTATTGCAACCTCTTTAAAATTTGTCTATAATTCCTGGTCTATAATGGAGGGTTCTCCTGATCCTGGAGGCATTCCATACCGCTATCTTATCAAATCCTGTATCCCTGCTGGTTTTATCCTTCTCCTTTTGCAGGGAATTTCAATGGGAATTAAAAGTTTTTTTACAATTATTGGAAAAGATATGGAAACGGAGAATAAAAGCTGA
- a CDS encoding response regulator codes for MNTQQLSSSSSNIIIVDDNPDNLRLLAGLLGQKGYNVRLIRDGKMVLASAKSAKPDLILLDILMPEINGYEVCRQLKQDKDTSDIPVIFISALNEVVDKVKAFSSGGVDYITKPFHQEEVFARIEAHLSLRKLQKDIAEKNTCLLETQEKLIKAKAEAEQAARVKSQFLANMSHEIRTPLNSIIGLSHLALQTGLTPKQQDYLVKIQTSSYSLLGIINDLLDFSKIEAGKMDIESVDFNLEDVLENLSTLLSIKAQSRGLELIFKTAENVPLFLTGDPLRLGQILINLTDNAIKFTEKGEIMVSTELMAETGSSQVILKFTIHDTGIGLTQEQIKKLFHAFTQADGSITRRYGGTGLGLVICRHLAELMGGEISASSIPGRGSSFSFTAQFKRQPYHKERALVPKYDLRGIRVLIADDNETSLNILKEYLESFTFKVTTALSAKQALAILENAPADKPFELVLMDWKMPGMDGMEATKHIKENKKLAHIPFVLMITAYGREEIVSQAKNAGVDAFLIKPVNQSVLFDTIMEGLGQNISCKELIQPLETKSIQDLEKIQGASVLLVEDNIINQQVAKELLEHAGMAVTIACNGIQALQILDNMSFDLVLMDIQMPEMDGIQAVKIIRQQPRFDLLPVVAMTAHALTGDREKFIKKGMNEHLSKPINPEKLFAALIKWIKPGKRELPHIVLENNKNHIDNFPKHLPGIDIKAGLRNVAENQKMFRKILIQFQENFADTADQMRDIISKGELEKGERLIHNLKGVSGNIGAVDLFLITELFEHALKCCSADNFKGMAEKLDKEIKQVLKSADILKNLVPEENRKPVTGEKSDPAIIQSCLCQLNTLLNDNDLIEEELMDLLYNYPGNPDYKKYIKDLESCIEIFDYENAVKTLAVIADLLNISLDMKENNE; via the coding sequence ATGAATACCCAGCAATTAAGTTCATCATCTTCAAATATTATAATTGTTGATGATAATCCTGATAATCTTCGCCTTTTAGCCGGATTACTAGGCCAAAAAGGTTATAATGTCAGGCTTATACGTGATGGAAAAATGGTTTTAGCATCAGCAAAAAGTGCAAAGCCTGATTTGATACTGCTTGATATTCTTATGCCTGAGATTAATGGATACGAGGTTTGCAGGCAGTTAAAACAAGATAAAGATACCAGTGATATACCTGTTATTTTTATAAGCGCCCTTAATGAAGTTGTTGACAAGGTAAAAGCCTTTTCTTCAGGAGGTGTTGATTATATTACAAAACCTTTTCATCAGGAAGAGGTATTTGCCAGGATTGAGGCCCATCTTTCTCTTAGAAAGCTTCAAAAGGATATTGCGGAAAAAAATACCTGTTTACTGGAAACCCAGGAAAAATTAATTAAGGCAAAAGCTGAAGCTGAACAGGCAGCCCGGGTCAAAAGCCAGTTTCTTGCAAATATGAGTCATGAAATCAGAACCCCTTTAAATTCTATAATAGGATTAAGCCATCTTGCCCTTCAAACAGGACTGACTCCTAAACAGCAGGATTATCTTGTCAAAATTCAGACATCTTCATATTCCTTATTGGGAATTATTAATGATCTGCTTGATTTTTCAAAAATTGAAGCCGGTAAAATGGATATTGAATCAGTTGATTTTAATTTAGAAGATGTACTTGAAAACCTGTCAACTCTGTTAAGTATCAAAGCCCAATCCAGAGGCCTGGAACTTATATTTAAAACTGCCGAAAATGTACCTCTTTTTTTAACAGGTGATCCTTTGCGTCTGGGCCAGATTCTTATCAATCTTACAGATAATGCCATAAAATTTACTGAAAAAGGTGAAATTATGGTCAGTACAGAGCTGATGGCTGAAACAGGCAGCTCACAGGTTATTTTAAAATTTACAATTCATGATACAGGTATAGGATTAACCCAGGAACAGATAAAAAAACTTTTTCATGCTTTTACCCAGGCAGATGGTTCAATTACCCGCAGATACGGGGGCACAGGGCTTGGTCTTGTCATATGCAGGCATCTGGCTGAATTGATGGGCGGAGAGATTTCAGCTTCCAGTATTCCCGGCAGAGGAAGTTCTTTTTCATTTACAGCTCAATTCAAACGCCAGCCTTATCATAAAGAGCGCGCCCTTGTACCTAAATATGACCTCAGGGGCATCCGTGTTTTGATAGCTGATGACAATGAAACCTCTTTAAATATATTAAAAGAATATCTGGAATCATTTACTTTTAAAGTGACTACAGCATTATCTGCAAAACAGGCTCTGGCAATCCTGGAAAATGCCCCGGCTGACAAACCTTTTGAACTGGTTCTCATGGATTGGAAAATGCCTGGAATGGATGGAATGGAAGCAACAAAACATATCAAGGAAAACAAAAAATTAGCACATATACCTTTTGTTTTAATGATAACAGCCTATGGCAGGGAAGAAATAGTCAGTCAGGCTAAAAATGCAGGTGTAGATGCTTTTCTTATCAAACCTGTAAATCAGTCAGTTCTTTTTGATACTATTATGGAAGGTCTGGGACAAAACATATCCTGTAAGGAGCTTATACAGCCTTTGGAAACAAAATCTATTCAAGACCTGGAAAAAATACAGGGTGCATCAGTACTCCTGGTTGAAGATAATATTATTAATCAACAGGTGGCAAAAGAATTACTTGAACATGCGGGCATGGCTGTTACTATTGCCTGCAATGGCATACAGGCATTGCAGATTCTTGATAACATGAGCTTTGATCTGGTATTAATGGATATTCAAATGCCTGAAATGGACGGGATACAGGCTGTTAAAATAATCAGGCAGCAGCCCCGTTTTGATTTGCTTCCTGTTGTTGCCATGACTGCCCATGCTCTTACCGGAGACAGGGAAAAATTTATAAAAAAAGGCATGAATGAGCATTTAAGCAAACCCATAAATCCTGAAAAATTATTTGCAGCCCTTATAAAATGGATAAAACCAGGAAAAAGAGAACTGCCCCATATAGTGTTGGAAAACAATAAAAATCATATAGACAATTTTCCAAAACACCTTCCTGGTATTGATATTAAGGCCGGATTGAGAAATGTTGCAGAAAACCAGAAAATGTTTAGAAAAATCTTGATTCAATTTCAAGAAAATTTTGCTGATACAGCAGACCAGATGCGTGATATTATAAGTAAAGGAGAACTTGAAAAAGGAGAACGTTTAATTCATAATCTAAAAGGAGTTTCAGGCAATATCGGAGCTGTTGATTTGTTTTTAATTACAGAATTGTTTGAACATGCACTAAAATGCTGTTCAGCCGATAATTTTAAAGGTATGGCAGAAAAGCTGGACAAGGAAATAAAACAGGTTTTAAAATCAGCAGATATTTTAAAAAATCTTGTGCCTGAAGAAAACAGGAAACCAGTTACAGGTGAAAAATCAGACCCTGCAATCATTCAATCCTGTTTATGTCAGCTCAATACACTGCTTAATGACAATGATCTTATTGAAGAAGAATTAATGGATTTATTATACAATTATCCAGGAAATCCTGATTATAAAAAATATATCAAAGACCTTGAATCCTGTATAGAAATATTTGATTATGAAAACGCAGTCAAAACTCTGGCGGTTATTGCTGATTTATTAAATATTTCACTAGATATGAAAGAAAACAATGAATAA
- the glnD gene encoding [protein-PII] uridylyltransferase, with the protein MLNKEIKQSYKDASKILQEKKDNLVKHFLSETSSEFMEKNAVLLDDYFQDSFEKSMVGPDMGITKNPYAIIALGGYGRKEQCVHSDVDILFLFKKDVPQKTEALIKEIIFPLWDIGLDIGHGTRSIKECISLAGKDFEVLMSLLDARFICGMSLIYSEMVNQLKEKIIFRRSHKIIDWLRRKNQERHNYYGDSGYLLEPNLKDGQGGLRDYHTILWLGKIKNNLNNARDLEYQGYLSHQEFASLTHSLDFIWNVRNGLHILKGRKYDQLHFEHQVKLAHMLGYTDNNSSAVEYFLGDLHAGMEIIKHVYQMVFFEIEKTKKWFKIKNSLKKKIRIPGLEIKNNMLSFTSPEQIITSPSILMHIFEESAWINIPINPESRRLIKEFGYLVDAGFRTDEDIVNGFERILLLKSKDLFNILGDMFTTGFITRLIPELKKIINKIEYDTYHVFPIDKHLVFTVKNLSSFADQKDMTPDNLCWELYTELSRKNLLLWAGLLHDIGKGEPGEDHADSGAVIAQKIMKRIGCDPEDIALVSFLVKNHQLFYNTATRRDIEDRETIIFCARKIEDINRLKMLYLLTIADLIATGPKAWNEWTAALLRNLFFKVLNVLEKGNFQVKDLNLIIQKKIAGLLNQEDQPRERTELEAVLNLMSQRYISHTSRADIWEHINLYKSLGQNNFVWKIVKDEDSKTRIVSICGRDMPGYFSKIAGVFALNSINILDARTYTWRNNICLSIFKVMPPPDLVFEHERWKRTETELHAALSGELDILQAMNQKILDNPPLIPGIYSVPYKINVDNTLSEFFTIIEVFTCDFPGLLFKLTHALLQCRLNIWSAQIGTGIDQVVDVFYVLDFNGQKIDSPVQAEQIKKAVSSVLPGKELADYTEINEMLETA; encoded by the coding sequence ATGCTCAACAAAGAAATAAAACAAAGCTATAAAGATGCTTCCAAAATACTCCAGGAAAAAAAAGATAACCTGGTAAAGCATTTTCTGTCAGAAACATCATCTGAATTTATGGAAAAAAATGCTGTTCTTTTAGATGATTATTTTCAAGACAGTTTTGAAAAAAGCATGGTGGGCCCTGATATGGGAATTACAAAAAATCCTTATGCAATAATAGCACTTGGAGGATACGGGCGTAAGGAACAATGTGTTCATTCTGATGTTGATATTCTTTTTTTGTTTAAAAAAGATGTACCCCAAAAAACAGAAGCATTGATTAAAGAGATTATATTTCCCCTCTGGGATATTGGCCTGGATATTGGTCATGGTACACGGTCAATTAAGGAATGTATCAGCCTGGCAGGCAAGGATTTTGAAGTCCTTATGTCTCTTCTGGATGCAAGATTCATCTGCGGCATGTCCCTGATTTATAGTGAAATGGTTAATCAATTAAAAGAAAAGATTATATTCAGGCGATCCCATAAAATAATTGACTGGCTGAGGAGAAAAAACCAGGAAAGACATAATTATTATGGAGACAGCGGATATCTTCTGGAACCCAATTTAAAAGACGGCCAGGGCGGTTTAAGAGATTATCATACAATTTTATGGCTTGGAAAGATAAAAAATAATCTTAATAATGCCAGGGATCTGGAATACCAGGGTTATTTATCTCACCAGGAATTTGCATCCTTAACCCATTCCCTTGATTTTATATGGAATGTCAGAAACGGTCTTCATATTTTAAAGGGCCGTAAATATGACCAGCTTCATTTTGAACACCAGGTTAAGCTTGCTCACATGCTGGGCTATACAGATAATAATTCATCAGCAGTAGAATATTTTCTAGGAGACCTTCATGCTGGCATGGAAATAATAAAACATGTTTATCAGATGGTTTTCTTTGAAATAGAGAAAACAAAAAAATGGTTTAAAATTAAAAACAGCTTAAAGAAAAAAATACGCATTCCAGGGCTGGAGATTAAAAATAACATGCTTTCTTTTACTTCTCCTGAACAGATTATCACCAGCCCTTCAATATTGATGCACATATTTGAAGAAAGTGCCTGGATAAATATTCCCATCAATCCTGAATCCAGAAGGCTTATAAAGGAATTCGGCTATCTTGTTGATGCCGGATTCAGGACAGATGAAGACATTGTTAATGGATTTGAACGAATTTTACTGCTTAAATCCAAAGACCTTTTTAATATACTCGGAGATATGTTCACCACTGGTTTTATAACCAGGCTCATACCTGAATTAAAAAAGATTATAAATAAGATTGAGTATGATACATATCATGTTTTTCCCATAGATAAACACCTTGTTTTTACAGTGAAAAACCTCAGCAGTTTTGCAGATCAAAAAGATATGACTCCTGATAATCTCTGCTGGGAGCTTTACACTGAATTATCAAGAAAAAATCTGCTTTTATGGGCAGGACTGCTTCATGATATCGGTAAAGGAGAACCAGGGGAGGATCATGCTGATTCAGGTGCAGTCATTGCACAAAAGATAATGAAACGCATTGGCTGCGATCCTGAAGATATTGCCCTGGTCTCATTTCTTGTTAAAAACCACCAGCTTTTCTACAATACTGCAACACGCCGGGATATTGAGGACAGGGAAACCATAATTTTCTGTGCCCGTAAAATTGAAGATATTAACCGCTTGAAAATGCTCTATCTTCTTACTATTGCCGATCTTATTGCAACAGGGCCTAAAGCCTGGAATGAATGGACTGCTGCTTTGCTGCGCAATCTTTTTTTCAAGGTCTTAAATGTCCTGGAAAAAGGAAATTTCCAGGTAAAGGATTTAAATCTTATTATACAAAAAAAGATTGCAGGTTTACTAAACCAGGAAGATCAGCCAAGAGAAAGAACTGAGCTGGAAGCAGTTTTAAATCTTATGTCCCAAAGATATATTTCTCATACATCCCGTGCTGATATATGGGAACATATAAATCTTTATAAATCCCTCGGGCAGAATAACTTTGTATGGAAGATCGTAAAAGATGAAGATTCAAAAACCAGGATAGTTTCTATATGCGGCAGGGATATGCCTGGGTATTTTTCAAAAATCGCAGGTGTGTTTGCATTAAACAGCATCAATATTCTTGATGCCAGAACCTATACATGGAGAAATAATATCTGTCTGAGTATTTTCAAGGTAATGCCTCCTCCTGATCTTGTTTTTGAGCATGAGCGGTGGAAACGAACAGAAACAGAACTCCATGCCGCACTTTCAGGAGAACTGGATATTTTACAAGCCATGAATCAAAAGATTCTCGACAATCCTCCTTTAATTCCAGGCATATATTCCGTGCCTTATAAAATTAATGTGGATAATACCCTGTCAGAATTTTTTACCATTATAGAGGTTTTTACATGCGATTTCCCGGGACTTCTTTTTAAGCTGACACATGCCCTTCTGCAATGCAGGCTTAATATATGGAGCGCCCAGATCGGCACAGGCATAGACCAGGTTGTAGATGTGTTTTATGTACTTGATTTTAATGGGCAAAAAATTGATTCGCCTGTACAGGCAGAACAGATCAAAAAGGCTGTAAGCTCAGTGCTTCCAGGAAAAGAACTGGCTGATTATACTGAAATAAATGAAATGCTTGAAACAGCATAA
- a CDS encoding TRAP transporter substrate-binding protein, translating to MERRDFLKKTGAAAAAAVAGTALSVPTVLAKEKTYLWKMVTTWPPGLPVLQTGAERFAKRLEEVTGGRIKIQVFAGGELVPPLGVFDAVSDGTVEVGSGAGYYWAGKVPAAQWFASVPFGLNAQGINAWFYGGGGLELWEEVYAPFNVIPRPQGNTGVQMGGWFRKEMKTIEDFKGLKMRIPGLGGKVIAKAGGTVVLLPGGEIFTSLERGVLDATEWVGPMHDLRMGFYKAAKYYYYPGWHEPGTCLEVIFNKKAYESLPKDLQAAVDAIAMETNFWSLCQFESGNGAALQELITKHKVNLVKFPEPLLDDLRKMAKETLEEEAKKDAMSAKVHEAFKVFKKQVGTWGSVSEQPYYDVIADKYSLKEG from the coding sequence ATGGAACGACGTGATTTTCTGAAAAAAACCGGTGCTGCCGCAGCTGCCGCAGTTGCAGGAACCGCATTATCTGTCCCAACCGTACTTGCCAAAGAAAAAACATATCTCTGGAAGATGGTTACAACCTGGCCCCCTGGACTGCCTGTACTCCAGACTGGTGCTGAACGTTTTGCCAAGCGCCTTGAAGAGGTAACAGGAGGAAGGATAAAAATCCAGGTATTTGCAGGCGGCGAGCTTGTTCCTCCTCTGGGTGTATTTGATGCTGTTTCAGACGGAACAGTTGAAGTTGGCAGTGGTGCCGGCTATTACTGGGCAGGCAAGGTTCCTGCTGCTCAATGGTTTGCCTCAGTTCCTTTTGGACTTAATGCCCAGGGTATCAATGCCTGGTTTTACGGCGGCGGGGGACTTGAATTGTGGGAAGAGGTATATGCTCCCTTTAATGTAATCCCCAGACCCCAGGGCAATACAGGTGTTCAGATGGGCGGATGGTTCAGAAAGGAAATGAAAACCATTGAAGATTTTAAAGGTCTGAAAATGCGTATTCCAGGTCTGGGAGGCAAGGTTATTGCCAAGGCAGGCGGAACAGTGGTTCTTCTTCCCGGGGGAGAAATCTTTACCTCTCTTGAACGAGGCGTTCTTGATGCTACTGAATGGGTAGGCCCCATGCATGATCTGAGAATGGGTTTTTATAAAGCAGCCAAATATTATTATTATCCTGGATGGCATGAGCCTGGAACATGTCTTGAGGTAATATTTAATAAAAAAGCATATGAAAGCCTGCCAAAAGACCTTCAGGCTGCTGTTGATGCCATAGCTATGGAAACAAATTTCTGGAGTCTCTGCCAGTTTGAATCAGGCAATGGAGCTGCGCTCCAGGAATTAATAACAAAGCACAAGGTTAATCTTGTGAAATTTCCTGAGCCGCTTTTGGATGATCTTAGAAAAATGGCAAAAGAAACCCTTGAAGAAGAAGCTAAAAAAGATGCCATGTCTGCAAAAGTCCATGAAGCATTTAAAGTATTTAAAAAACAGGTTGGAACATGGGGATCAGTATCTGAACAGCCATATTATGATGTTATAGCTGATAAATATTCCTTAAAAGAAGGATAA
- a CDS encoding ADP-ribosylglycohydrolase family protein — protein MKKTNTYEPGIFSRFSGCLAGGSIGDALGAPVEFMNLNEILNHFGPGGISDYFPAYGKKGAVTDDTQMTLFTAEGLILSKIRAGENINPSQIPVFVYQAYLRWLSTQQSSPEHLISRHGTCTMIDGQLIMHKELYSRRAPGNSCLSALMSGKMGTTSDPVNNSKGCGGIMRIAPAGLFLKQEDVFDTACEIAAITHGHPTGFLASGCLAYIISQIINSRDILDAVKSAVTIVKSKKDHKECLDAINKALDTWKHEPVSFQTVEKLGKGWIAEEALCISLYCVLAGENDFEKSIILAVNHSGDSDSTGAITGNILGAMQGIEAIPEKYLKNLELKDIIMEISQDLFEQRHI, from the coding sequence ATGAAAAAAACAAACACTTATGAACCAGGAATCTTCAGCCGTTTTTCAGGATGTCTTGCAGGCGGTTCAATCGGCGATGCCCTGGGGGCACCTGTTGAATTTATGAACCTTAATGAAATCTTAAACCATTTTGGTCCAGGCGGTATTTCTGATTATTTTCCTGCTTATGGTAAAAAAGGGGCAGTAACTGATGATACCCAGATGACCCTTTTTACAGCAGAAGGCTTAATTTTATCTAAAATAAGAGCCGGGGAAAATATAAACCCTTCACAGATTCCGGTTTTTGTATATCAGGCTTACCTTAGATGGCTCTCAACCCAGCAGTCCAGCCCTGAACACCTTATCAGCAGGCATGGAACCTGTACTATGATTGACGGTCAGTTAATAATGCACAAAGAACTTTATTCAAGGCGTGCCCCTGGAAATTCATGTCTTTCTGCATTGATGAGCGGTAAAATGGGTACAACCAGTGATCCTGTGAACAACAGCAAAGGATGCGGAGGCATTATGCGCATTGCTCCTGCCGGGCTGTTTTTAAAACAAGAGGATGTTTTTGATACTGCCTGTGAAATTGCAGCCATAACCCACGGCCATCCCACAGGTTTTCTTGCATCAGGATGTCTGGCATATATTATCAGCCAGATTATTAACAGCAGGGATATTCTGGATGCTGTTAAATCTGCGGTTACAATAGTTAAATCCAAAAAAGATCATAAAGAGTGTCTGGATGCCATTAATAAAGCTCTGGATACATGGAAGCATGAACCAGTTTCTTTTCAAACTGTTGAAAAACTCGGCAAAGGCTGGATTGCAGAAGAAGCCCTGTGCATAAGCCTTTATTGTGTTCTGGCTGGTGAAAATGATTTTGAAAAATCAATTATACTTGCTGTTAATCACAGCGGGGACTCTGACAGCACAGGTGCAATAACAGGGAATATACTGGGAGCAATGCAGGGAATAGAAGCAATTCCTGAAAAATATTTAAAAAACCTTGAATTAAAAGATATTATCATGGAAATTTCCCAGGATCTTTTTGAACAAAGACATATATAA
- a CDS encoding ammonium transporter: MKQKTLMLTLILSFLPLSSAFAEDVLNTGDTAWIIVSTALVMMMTPAGLALFYGGMSRYKNLLNTYAMTLVSYCLGSIVWVMWGYTLAFGPDAGHVIGGLDHLFLMGIDVNSLSGTIPSFVFIVFQMTFAGITVALILGAIVDRMKFSSWIVFTVLWLTFVYSPVCHWVWGGGWMHSMGALDFAGGNVVHINAGVAGLVLSFMVGKRKGYGKDAMFPSSVALTALGAAMLWFGWFGFNAGSQLAADGVAGSAFLVTNTSAAMGALSWMFSEWLVNKKPTVLGIASGAVAGLVAITPAAGFVNMPASLVIGMVSGMLGFYSVAVLKHKLGYDDSLDAFGVHGMCGIWGALATGIFANPAINEGAKGLIYGNPKQVWIQFVSIIATILYSAVATFIVVHITKLLTNGIRVEHDDEITGLDSSIHGERAFEIEF; encoded by the coding sequence ATGAAACAAAAAACCCTTATGCTTACATTAATTCTCTCATTTTTGCCCTTGTCTTCAGCATTTGCAGAAGATGTTCTCAATACTGGTGATACTGCATGGATTATTGTATCCACAGCCCTGGTCATGATGATGACCCCAGCAGGTCTTGCCCTGTTTTACGGAGGTATGTCAAGGTATAAAAATCTGCTCAATACCTATGCAATGACCCTTGTTTCCTATTGTCTTGGCAGTATTGTCTGGGTTATGTGGGGTTATACTCTGGCATTCGGCCCTGATGCAGGACATGTTATAGGAGGGCTTGACCATCTGTTTTTAATGGGTATTGATGTAAACAGTCTTTCAGGAACAATTCCCAGCTTTGTCTTTATTGTATTTCAAATGACTTTTGCAGGAATAACAGTTGCTCTTATACTTGGTGCTATTGTAGATCGTATGAAATTTTCATCCTGGATTGTGTTTACTGTTTTATGGCTTACATTTGTGTACAGCCCTGTGTGCCACTGGGTATGGGGAGGAGGATGGATGCACAGTATGGGTGCCCTCGATTTTGCAGGAGGCAATGTTGTTCATATAAATGCAGGTGTAGCCGGACTGGTACTTTCATTTATGGTTGGCAAACGCAAAGGATACGGCAAAGATGCAATGTTTCCCTCCAGTGTTGCCTTAACAGCACTGGGAGCTGCAATGCTCTGGTTTGGATGGTTTGGTTTTAATGCAGGAAGCCAGCTTGCTGCTGACGGTGTTGCAGGCTCTGCATTCCTGGTAACAAATACTTCTGCTGCAATGGGAGCGCTTTCATGGATGTTTTCAGAATGGCTTGTCAATAAAAAGCCCACTGTTCTTGGAATTGCATCAGGTGCAGTAGCCGGTCTTGTAGCAATTACACCTGCAGCAGGATTTGTAAATATGCCTGCATCCCTGGTAATCGGCATGGTATCAGGTATGCTTGGATTTTACAGTGTTGCAGTTCTCAAGCATAAACTTGGGTATGACGATTCCCTTGATGCTTTTGGTGTTCATGGTATGTGCGGGATCTGGGGTGCTCTTGCAACTGGAATTTTTGCAAATCCTGCAATTAACGAAGGAGCAAAGGGTTTGATCTATGGAAATCCAAAACAGGTCTGGATTCAATTTGTTTCAATAATTGCAACTATTCTTTACTCAGCTGTTGCAACCTTTATAGTTGTTCATATAACAAAATTATTAACAAACGGGATTAGAGTAGAGCATGATGATGAAATAACAGGGCTTGACAGTTCCATTCATGGTGAAAGAGCTTTTGAAATAGAATTTTAA